A single genomic interval of Camelina sativa cultivar DH55 chromosome 11, Cs, whole genome shotgun sequence harbors:
- the LOC104727665 gene encoding uncharacterized protein LOC104727665, with protein sequence MAEASLNRPPPFPPDPPDLNHLVSLSDFPPLSPISPSLSPSLSPSQHSPQTAYIEPERVIVALPVQYKSTLVVVNPQAQAILNTYHQTLKLNPRSAATVATSKVVSQTDGLFTATPPKVARRVISPHSELRTQQVNSKTGHTPGALTVLVLGDAPPTLETVTSYSQTASPVVPNALPPLLPIPLVTAPST encoded by the coding sequence ATGGCTGAAGCAAGTCTCAATCGTCCCCCTCCCTTTCCCCCTGACCCTCCAGATCTAAACCACCTTGTCTCTCTTTCTGATTTCCCTCCCCTTTCACCCATCTCTCCCTCCCTCTCCCCCTCCCTCTCCCCCTCCCAACACTCTCCTCAAACTGCTTACATTGAGCCTGAGAGAGTGATTGTAGCCCTTCCTGTGCAATATAAGTCAACTCTTGTGGTAGTAAACCCCCAGGCTCAAGCTATTCTTAACACTTACCATCAAACCCTGAAACTAAACCCTAGATCTGCTGCTACAGTGGCCACATCGAAAGTTGTATCTCAAACTGACGGCCTTTTCACTGCAACACCACCAAAAGTTGCTCGTCGAGTGATTAGTCCACACTCAGAATTAAGAACTCAACAAGTAAATTCGAAAACTGGCCACACGCCTGGAGCCCTTACAGTGCTGGTCTTGGGAGATGCTCCCccaaccctagaaacagtaacttCTTATTCACAGACTGCTTCCCCTGTCGTCCCAAATGCTCTTCCCCCTCTTCTTCCAATACCATTGGTCACTGCTCCGAGCACATAA
- the LOC104721826 gene encoding probable xyloglucan endotransglucosylase/hydrolase protein 19, with protein MKSFAILVLFLFAAQSVSVYAGSFHKDVKIHWGDGRGKIHDNEGKLLSLSLDKSSGSGFQSNQEFLYGKAEVQMKLVPGNSAGTVTTFYLKSPGTTWDEIDFEFLGNITGHPITLHTNVYTKGSGDKEQQFHLWFDPTADFHTYCITWNPQRIIFTVDGIPLREFMNAESRGVPFPTKQPMRLYASLWEAEHWATRGGLEKTDWSKAPFTAFYRNYNVEGCVWANGKSACPTNSQWFNQKLDSNSQKRMKAVQSKYMVYNYCADKKRFPRGVPPECS; from the exons ATGAAGTCTTTTGCGATCTTGGTTCTTTTCCTCTTTGCAGCACAATCTGTAAGCGTCTATGCAGGCAGCTTCCATAAAGATGTCAAGATACATTGGGGTGATGGCCGTGGAAAGATTCACGATAATGAAGGgaaacttctttctctctccctcgaCAAATCCTCTGGTTCAGGTTTCCAGTCCAATCAGGAGTTTCTCTATGGCAAAGCCGAGGTTCAGATGAAGCTTGTCCCTGGTAACTCTGCTGGAACCGTCACAACATTCTAT CTTAAATCTCCGGGAACTACTTGGGATGAGATTGATTTCGAGTTCTTGGGGAACATAACTGGTCATCCAATTACTCTCCATACTAATGTTTACACAAAAGGCTCAGGAGACAAAGAACAACAATTTCATCTATGGTTTGATCCAACCGCTGACTTCCACACTTATTGTATCACATGGAACCCACAAAGGATTAT TTTCACAGTTGATGGAATCCCACTTAGAGAGTTCATGAATGCCGAGTCACGTGGAGTCCCCTTCCCAACGAAGCAACCAATGAGGCTCTACGCGAGTCTGTGGGAAGCCGAGCATTGGGCCACAAGAGGAGGGTTAGAGAAAACAGATTGGTCAAAAGCTCCTTTCACTGCTTTCTACAGAAACTACAATGTTGAAGGATGTGTATGGGCTAATGGGAAATCAGCTTGTCCCACAAACTCCCAATGGTTCAATCAAAAACTCGATTCCAACAGCCAGAAAAGAATGAAAGCGGTACAGAGCAAGTACATGGTTTACAACTATTGCGCCGATAAAAAGAGATTTCCTCGTGGTGTTCCTCCAGAATGCAGTTAG
- the LOC104721827 gene encoding probable xyloglucan endotransglucosylase/hydrolase protein 18 yields MKFSCGTSFSFLILFLFAVQSVHVYAGSFHKDVQIHWGDGRGKVRDRDGKLLSLSLDKSSGSGFQSHQEFLYGKAEVQMKLVPGNSAGTVTTFYLKSPGTTWDEIDFEFLGNISGHPYTLHTNVYTKGSGDKEQQFHLWFDPTVNFHTYCITWNPQRIIFTVDGIPIREFKNSVSRGVPFPTSQPMRLYASLWEAEHWATRGGLEKTDWSKAPFTAFYRNYNVDGCVWANGKSSCPANSPWFTQQLDLNGQTRMKGVQSKYMVYNYCTDKRRFPRGVPPECS; encoded by the exons ATGAAGTTTTCTTGTGGTACAAGTTTTTCCTTCTTGATTCTATTTCTCTTTGCGGTACAATCTGTGCATGTATATGCGGGTAGCTTCCATAAAGACGTTCAAATACATTGGGGTGATGGCCGCGGTAAGGTTCGCGATAGAGATGGAaagcttctttctctctcactcgaCAAATCCTCTGGTTCCGGCTTTCAGTCCCACCAGGAGTTTCTCTATGGCAAAGCTGAGGTTCAAATGAAACTTGTTCCTGGTAACTCTGCTGGAACAGTAACAACATTCTAT CTAAAATCGCCGGGAACTACATGGGATGAGATCGATTTCGAGTTCTTGGGAAACATAAGTGGTCATCCGTATACTCTCCATACTAATGTTTACACAAAAGGCTCAGGAGACAAAGAACAACAGTTTCACCTATGGTTTGACCCGACCGTTAACTTTCACACTTATTGCATCACATGGAATCCCCAAAGGATTAT TTTCACAGTTGATGGAATTCCTATTAGAGAATTCAAGAACTCCGTCTCACGTGGAGTCCCATTCCCAACGAGCCAACCAATGAGGCTCTACGCGAGTCTGTGGGAAGCCGAGCATTGGGCCACAAGAGGAGGGTTGGAGAAAACCGATTGGTCAAAAGCTCCTTTTACTGCTTTCTACAGAAACTACAATGTCGATGGATGTGTATGGGCTAATGGAAAATCATCTTGTCCTGCAAATTCCCCATGGTTCACCCAACAACTTGATTTGAATGGTCAGACAAGGATGAAAGGTGTACAAAGTAAATACATGGTCTACAACTATTGCACTGATAAAAGAAGGTTTCCTCGAGGTGTTCCTCCAGAGTGCAGCTAA
- the LOC104721828 gene encoding probable xyloglucan endotransglucosylase/hydrolase protein 18, translated as MKLSCGSSFVFLVLFLFAAQSVHVYAGSFHKDVQIHWGDGRGKVRDRDGKLLSLSLDKSSGSGFQSHQEFLYGKAEVQMKLVPGNSAGTVTTFYLKSPGTTWDEIDFEFLGNISGHPYTLHTNVYTKGSGDKEQQFHLWFDPTVNFHTYCITWNPQRIIFTVDGIPIREFKNSQSIGVPFPTSQPMRLYASLWEAEHWATRGGLEKTDWSKAPFTAFYRNYNVDGCVWANGKSSCPANSPWFTQQLDSNSQTRMKAVQSRYMVYNYCADKNRFPRGVPAECS; from the exons atgaagctttcttgtggttCAAGTTTTGTattcttggttttgtttctctttgcgGCACAATCTGTGCATGTATATGCGGGTAGCTTCCACAAAGACGTTCAGATACATTGGGGTGATGGCCGTGGAAAGGTTCGTGACAGAGATGGAaagcttctttctctctcgctcgACAAATCCTCTGGATCCGGCTTTCAGTCCCACCAGGAGTTTCTCTATGGCAAAGCCGAGGTTCAGATGAAGCTTGTCCCTGGTAACTCTGCTGGAACAGTAACAACATTCTAT CTAAAATCTCCTGGAACTACATGGGATGAGATCGATTTTGAGTTCTTAGGAAACATAAGCGGTCATCCGTATACTCTCCATACTAATGTTTACACAAAAGGCTCAGGAGACAAAGAACAACAGTTTCATCTATGGTTCGACCCAACCGTTAACTTTCACACTTACTGCATCACATGGAACCCCCAAAGGATTAT TTTTACAGTTGATGGAATTCCTATTAGAGAGTTCAAGAACTCCCAGTCAATTGGAGTTCCGTTCCCAACAAGCCAACCAATGAGGCTCTACGCCAGTCTCTGGGAAGCCGAGCACTGGGCCACAAGAGGAGGGTTAGAGAAAACAGATTGGTCAAAAGCTCCTTTTACCGCTTTCTACAGAAACTACAATGTCGATGGGTGTGTATGGGCTAATGGAAAATCATCTTGTCCGGCAAACTCTCCATGGTTCACTCAACAACTAGATTCAAACAGCCAGACAAGAATGAAAGCGGTACAGAGCAGGTACATGGTCTACAACTATTGCGCCGATAAAAATAGATTTCCTCGAGGTGTTCCTGCAGAGTGCAGCTAA